The genomic stretch caataaaaaggaAGGGAAGATCGACAATAAaacgtttttcttttaaaacaaaaaagaaaaaagaggaaaTGTCCACTTACACGCTACTAATAATTACAACGCTCTACGCAGTAAGTGCGACAGCACACGCAAATCCGGTAAAGTATTTATCTGGATGTAATACTTTCTCATATAGTTTCGGTGATTCACCGAGGTGCAATAATGATGCTCCCTCTGTTCCACTCTACTTACTTATCCATTGGCTTTTATGTCATTCATTTAACAGCTCAAATGGTCAGCCGGTTTTTCCACTTTGTACCGATTGTACGGCATGTATGGCGTCCGACTGATGTCGTTGTTCTGTTGTACGACGGTCACATTTTTCACCAGATCGAATAGGGACCCCAGCAACCACTCGTTGCACTGGTTCCGTTGGGCTTCACTAACGTTCCGGTCAAGCCAACGCTGGACGAAGGTGTCGAAGCGCTGATGCATGGCTTTCGTTACCGTTGGGTGAGTCTGAAACGATTAGTTTACGAGATAATACCAAGATATTTGCGAATGAGATCTGGTTAACTAACCTGTCTCGCCCTCAGTAGTGATTTGCGTTTGTAGAAGATGCGATCCTTGTTCTGGACGTAGCTAATCTTGTAGTTGTTGACGTTCAACCTAAACTGCTCCCGATCGTCTACGTAGTAATTTTGATCCCCGTTGCTGCTGGGCAACCGTTCCGGTGGGGCTCTATTTTTGCTGTTCCAGATCGCGACGATCGCGTCGTCTCCCACCTTTTTActgctgttattgttgttgttattgttattggcaCCCACATCGGTGGAAGAAGCAGCGACCGTGTTGTTGTTTTTCGGACCCGTGGTCGTCGTTCCACCGCTGACCAGGGGAGATTTAGTATCACCGCCACTGCTGCTACCACTTTCAACTGTTGAATCTGCACCCGCAGCCGCATTCCTGGTTTGCATACTTTCTGCAGTAGCGTCTGGAGCGTGTGTACATCTACGGAGATTTCGTTGCAAGAATAGTGCTTTCCGAGGACCTCCGGCGTAGTTCTGTTTCGATGAgtatacaaaaaaaagttgttaGTGCCGTCGATGTTATAAGGTATTGCGATTATACATCGAGATatcttagcaaaaaaaaaaaaaatcatgcgaaaaaactaaattttcatgcgttgcgattttttttttcagtaaactAATACCCAGGAAAGTCAAATTTAATTCCTACTAGAAGCGAACGAAAGCTAGTATTACACCGAAAGTTACGAAATgttaaataaagaaaagaaaaaaataaataaataagattACATTTATTCCTCTTCGGGACTAATATTTCACTTTGCAGTTTCAGTGGTGGTTATACTTTACGATTTGTGGCGATTCGAAATACTCTTCAGCAGTACCAGGTCAAACTTAAGATTAATTTATCGGTTTAATTTTTGGCTGCAGTTTTAAAGGTTGCACGAGAAATGCACGCGACCTGATAAGGAAgtaaaacaaaatgttttttttaacgaAGGTTTCATCAATAAGTTTTACTTGCAGAGATttagtcaatttttttaaagtttaagATTAAGCAAAGATAAAATAGAATTACCGGTCCAAAAAGTACCTCAAAATATGACGAAACAACATAGAAAATTATACATACTAGATCCCACTCCGTACTTGAGTTTATCATCATATGCAAAACAATACAACAAAAATAGATTTTGATTTTACaagaacataaaaaataaaagattagaTTTAAAATCATAGCGTAATTAAGTTAAGTAAGTCTATGTGATACCTACTCAGGATTGCGGAGTTGTTCTGCACTACATTAAATGCCCTTTTTACTGTaagtatgtgtttgtgtgtgtgattttttgGTGGTGGTTCGACAAATAAAAGTCTAGCGAATTCGAGTGGAGTTCAAATGCTTGCTATTTATTTGATAGATCTAAAACGTTTTTTCTTCTAAACACAATAAATTATTACATTTCGTTTAGTCACGAAGAGTATAAGGAATATGGTTCAACATTTTTTAGATTGATATAGATTTTCGTTTCGTTCTGCTACACTTTAGTCATTtagttgtatttttattttcgtttgtttcACTGGTGCTGCATTGGAACACTTTAATATATCATCAAAAAAAATGAGCACTCTTAGAGTTTATCTCCGTATTTTAGCTTAGCAGTAATCACCGGTTTATGTTCAATTAAGTTTTGAGCAAGCTCGGCTTGcagtttaattaaaaaaaatacaagagaCAAATTCTGCCCTAATTCTTATACCCAGCACAGCTGATATAAGGAGACAAAAATTACTACTTCCCGATGAGCATCAGCTCCATCGGGACCAAACTGCATAAACACACCCCAAACTTCAGTTACATTCAATCGATCGGTCCAACATTTATTACGAATTCTAACATTACCTAAATCGTTGATTCTTATACAGTTCATATGGAATGTTGGGAAAGGTTACAAAATCGTCAAGTTTCTTGTTCACTTTTATCAACATTAATACACTAATGCGAACGTCTTCATTCATCCCGCGGAGGGGAAAAAACCCTAATTTAACCTCGATTTGCTCACACGATGTCATTGAGGGAAAGAGAGTTTAGGTAGTATCGATAGTAGCCGCAGCTTGCAAGCATGTTTGGAGTTTGTTCTAATGCTGAAATATTTACAACTGAGAGAGTCTCTAAACACGGTCAACACCACCGTCTTAACTATCACCTAAAATGCTAACCATCTAAACACACGATTTTTGTCTACTGTATTGTTTCGTTTCATTCATTCTTGTTTGACCTggcacagagaaaaaaaaaagatcgatGCGAAGAGAAAGCTCAAATTAGTGGATTATGGTTTTGAGTGCTGAAGAAGGATAATATTATACGGTCCCGCACCAGTGGGCGGGCCAACAACAACATGGTAACGAATACGCCAAAGAAGGTATGGGAAAGAAAAGACGGCGTAAAAATTTAATCCTCAAGATAAACTgtacagaaaatttcaaaaatcaacAGAAGATTCGAaggagagaaaaataaaatcaactgAACGTTTGTACAACAGATCGAAACAGATTCCAAACGAGTGTTAGGAAAGAGAGATGATAAGATAAGGTGAACTGATGACGTCCACTGTTATCCACagaaaaaagatcgaaaattttCGCGTGTCATTTGTGCACCACTTCACAAAATATAGAAGtattagtagtagtagtagtagtaagtGGAGTgcgaacaaaaataaaaagaaataaaaaacaaacaaacatcaATTGGTACACACGCTACTTACCAACTCATCGTCCGGCTTCTCGGTTTTGATTTCCACATTTAGACTTGCTCCGCTTTCGCTACCGGTTCCCGCGACCGCTGGGTTGGCCAGCCGATCGACGTAATTGCTGAAGTTTTGCGCATTCTTAAAGTTCTGCGCTGTATCATCGGTTTCCGTGTCCAGTAGTTCGATCGTCACCCGACAGTCGATTTTGTACTGTTGAACGAAAGAGCGAAAAGTTAATTTTCGTTCTGTGCTAATCATGGTAACTGAGTTTCACTTACAATGTAAACTTTGAAGCAGTTCTCTTCCGGCAGAGCTCTTTCAGCCTTCCGCTGGTACGCTAATTCGTTGGCTACTCGACGATTCGCGGTGCGACAGAGCCCACCGGCACCACCCTTGCGCTGTTCCAGAAGGAAAAGTTCCACACACTCGAGAGCTCCACGTTCCGTGACGCAGTGCTGTAATTGACGTACAGCGTTTTGGACAACCTTcggagagaaaaaaatagatcAATAAGTTTATCAACTTCTGATCATACCCTCAACTTACCCTATCGAGAGTGAATGCAATGTACGCATGAATGCCGAACATCTCTCGCAAGGAGTCCTCGTAGTTGCCGGCTTCCATGTTACCGTCCAGGACGTTCTTCAGCATCTCCAAAAAGGTGATGTAAAACTCTTCCACCTTGATTTCGCTCTTCGGTTTCAATCGCAACGCCGTGGCCGTGCTGTTAGTACGCGTGCTCTGATAGGCCCTCTCCTCGGTCGCAATGATCTGCGCCCGCTCGTAGATGGTTCGCAACCGTTCGCACAGGATCGCGTGTAACCGCAGGAATAGGTACCAGTTGTTGTTGGTGAAGAAGAGCGTGTATGCTTCTTCCTGCATTAGgaaaaagtaggttttttcTCATTAGTAAACACTCGAACAACACCACAAACACGTACTCACCAAATGTTTACTGATGGCATGCGCTGGCAGCGGTGGATTCGCGGACGATTGCGACGACGGACCGGATTGTGTTGCCGCCCCGCCGGCTGCTGCCGATGAACCCGGCAGATCCGCATCGTTTTCCTGTTTAATCTCCACCTTGATGGCATCGTCGGTTGAAGAATTCTCCTTTCCACTGTCTTCTGTTGAGTCTCGTTTCGCACTAGTAGCGGTATCGCTACCGCCGCCACCAGCACCACTAGCGGCGATTGCCATCGCAGGTGCTGAAGTTGGACTACTGGCACCCGTGCTAGCAGCAGCCACCGATCCGGCCGATGCGCCTGCTGTAGTGCTGTCGGATGTACCACTACTGCTTGCAGCGGTTGACAAACTTTTGCTGGCACCCGCCGTACTTGTACTGTCTGGGACTTCCTCCTTAACTTTCGAACCAGTGGCGTCTTTACTCTGGTCAGCTGTACTATTTCCGTTGCCATTTCCGCCAGCGGGGCTGTTCGTACCATTGCTTCCATTATTTTTATTGCCATTTTTCGCTGTTGTTTTCCCTTCTTCATCGTTCTCTTGATCAACATCCATATCtgacaaaataaagaaaaaacaatAAGTCAAATCGTATGTGACGCGCAAACGGTTAATAAGCTTACCCTCTTCCCGTTCGTCATCGCTAAGCTGCTGACGGGGGGCAAAGAACAGATCCGGCACAAACTGCCGCAGGATGTGCTTTATGCGACCCTTCTCCTGCTTCTGGATGCCCGTTTGTCGTTTCACGTGGTGAATCAGGAGATTCGCGGCATCATCCAGTATGGTTTTATCCTTATAAGGTATTATCAAATGCGGTCCACTGGTGAGCGGATTGGCGATGGCACCCACCTCATTTTGCTCATGGCGCTGTTTTAaattcgaacaaaaaaaaagaagaatatTTCAGTAAGTTCGGGCAACTTCAACAAAATCAATTGCTTTTACCTTCATGTAACTCACCTCATCAAAAAGAGTTTCAATTTCATTGAACAAACTTTTCGATCGAAGCGCTTTGATGTCGTTTTGTTTGAAGTTGATTCCCTGGTGGTCCAGTGACTTGAGATAGTACTTTTCGTTCTGCTCGCGCCATTGCTTGTTGAAGCCCTgttgaaaagcagaaaaaaagctTGAGCTCACTGAATTAAAACGAACCATTCAGTAATAGTACCTTCTGCGCTTCGCGCCACTCTTCCTCCTTGGCTTTCAATCGTCGCAGTACAACCGGAACGGCCACAGCCGGATTTTTCCTCAACCCCTGGATGATGTCGGCCGCCTTATCGCCGTAGATTCTCTTCAGGGCCCGCTGATGTATCGTAGGCGAAGTTCCGCCAAGACATTCATCCAGCCGGAATCTGCTTACCTCGTCCGGTGACATTCGACTGAGCTTCTTCTGGACACCCTCGAGCACCCGTATCGTTGCACTGTTGGTTTCAATCACCACATCTAGCTCAAACCGTTCATCCTCGCAGCGATAGATGAACTCCTCGTATTGCGTTTTCCGTGACGTGACGAAGGTGGAATCTTCCGCCCACGTGGGGAATGATACCCACGTGTCATTGAGCACATCTCTGCACAGATTGGTACGACCGGAGCACTTGACGTTTTCGTGCGACTTCGGAAGAGCACAATAGCTGGCACCGAGACGTTTACAGGTCGACAGATCAATGTCGGTCGCAAGTTCACTTTGAGATCGATCTTGTCGTTGGGCCGAAGCCAGGGGTACACATTCGGGAACGGTCGATGGTCCAAGGAAATCCTGGAACCATTTCAGCAAATCCGGAAACCGACTGAGAAACGGCGTGACCAACGTTTGCAACTCCGACTTCGAAACGATTTCCTGGTTGAACAAAGTCAAACAGCGCAAAAAGTTCTCGTACACATCCGGACTACGCAGAGCCTTCCGCACCTTGTCGAAGAATGCGTAATCGTTCAAGGTGCCAAATTTAGACGCTTCGGCTAGCGTAATGTCCCGACAGATCGGTTTGTGTCGTTTAATCGGAGGACCATCGCGATCTCTTGCAGGCATGTTATGACCGAGTGGTCCCATTTGCGAGTACGACGAAGGAGACCTTTTGACAGCACCGCCACCGCTCTGGACTCCGTGACCCATGCCGGAAGTATTATGCGAATACTTTTGATTGCTAACATGATTGCGTGGTTCTTTCTCGATTCCAACATTGCCGCCTCCACGTCCAGTTCCGCCAACTGAACCACCAGAGGCGTAATCTTTCTCGCTCGGACCATAATCGCGTTCCTGTAATCGGGCCAGATTCGCCTGGTGGGAGCTGTTGAAAGCCTTAACATTGGCACTCATCATACTGCCGGACATTTTCTTGCCATGGGTTTGCTGTGACGGAGGAGGCTGCACCGGCTCATGCATTGTGTGATTTTTATTGACATGCAACGGAGCATGACTGGTTGCATCCGGAAGAAATTGACCGAACTCACGCAACAGATCCTCCTGGTTATCGAATAGCTTAGCCACCTGTgtgtaaacttcggcttcggtcAATTGCTTAGCACCTACATTGCAGCTGCCGGGTGGACCCTCTTTGTAGATTTTCTGTTCCTTTTGATAGGTATGCAAAATTTCTAGGAAACGTTTGTACTTTTCCGGCTGCGCAtggaaacgatttttgattttgttcaCATAGGTGATGGCATGGTTAAACTCGACCGGTTGATTCGGAGTCGCAGCGTTACCGACGGGCGATGGATCCGGTGGAGGTGGCTGCTGCGGTTGATGAGAAATCACCTGCTGGGAGATCATACGGTGGAGATTTTGCTGCTGGCTGCTCATTGCACTAGGATCCGGGGCAACGGAAGTAACGGGACCGCTACTGCTTGGGGGCAGCGGTTGGCCTCCGCTTCCGCCGGAAATTGTTCGCTCGCGGTCTCGTGAGAAATTTTGCGGCGATTGAGGAATCGAGGAAATACTGCTTACGTTGGAATTTTGCGATGCTGGAACTGCTCCCGCTCCGGCTGGCTGGATAGTGGTTGTGTGTGCCGTGGTATGACCTCCGTAGGTCATTAAATTGACAGCTGTGTTTCCGGTTTGCGCTATCTGACCGACACCCTGGAAAATGGTGCTGTATTCGTGCGGCGAGGGCTGCGGAGCCACAGCCGTTCCAACGGACGTCGATGGCACCGAAACAGACACTTGAAAGGCGTAACCCTGATCGTTGGCTTGAACTTCGATTTTGTAGCCAGGTGGCAAAAATGTATTGAAGCCGACAATCAACTCGGGATGACCTTTGAAGAGGTTCGACACTCGCTTGATGACTCCCGGTGTGTCGATGCTTTGAGATTTAAATTCCTTCATGATATCGAGGAAATCGTTGTAGACTTGCGGTTGGTTGCCGAAACGAAACTTGACCTGATCCAGATAGCTGAGCGCATCTTCGACCTTCAGCCGCTGGAACTGAGCCTGCCCCTGGGGAGGCGGCGGTGGCGGCTGGGGTTGAGAGGTTGGAATAACATTCGTGGGCATTGTCGTTAGAACCTGTCCGGTGCCGGTGGTTACATTAGTCGTCCCCTTATGGCTGCCACGCACCTGATTGCTGGTGTTCACTACGTGGATTTGTTGGGTCGATTGCGGTACCGGCGGTTGTTGAGTGTGGCCTGTCGTTTTGACCAGATTCGTACTACCAATGTTGGTGGTGTACGCTGTTTTCGAGAGGATAAAAGCATACGAAATTTTAGGTGAGACTTTAAAGCATCAATAAGTTGAATCGATTAGACTGTGGTACGGAAGCTACTACTTACAAGTTGTTGTATACTGAACACTGGCCTGCTGCTGTGGGGACGGTGCAGGCTGCTGGGAaacctgctgctgttgttgctgcgcTTGTTGGGATGATACTGTCTGTGGTTGAGTCTGCGGGGGCTGTTGCTGCTGACTCAGATTGGCGGCCGGTGTGGTTGTCTTGATGACGTTCGGCGATATCTGGTACTGTATCGTAGGTCCAGCATTGTGCGGCTGGGTTGTCGTAATAAGACGCTGATGAGGGGCAGTCCCCCCGGCTCGCGGTGGCTGCCCGAAATGTATCTCTTCCGCACGGCCACGCTTCATAGCGATGGCATTTTTCCGATGTCGGTTTGCTCTGTGTGTGAAGTTAGTTGCTATCTGCTACCGTTAATGGTTCTGGTATTTTTCTGTAAAGAATAGTTGaagagtagaaaaaaaaaaaacactagaaaGAAAGTTCTTTGTTCTGAATTTTGCCAAAAATGGTAACAAAAGACGCTGAGAGAGATGTCGGTTGAGGAGGGGAAACCAGATGCGAGACGTTTGCGTGCGAGAAAAGGCTCGAAAAGATAGTGTTGCTGGTAAAAACATCTGTTTCAATGGTATCGATCGATGATAGAGCTTGAAAGGCGGACATGCGCTTTCGTGGCATTTTATCGGCCCAACGAGTAACAAGCAACGCGGCATACACCACACACCCACATTCGGTATTCGGAGGGAGCTGTTAGGTGTCTACCCTTTTCCCTATAGAGCACCCCGATAAGCGCGAGCCGTATTATTTCGTCTACTTTCGGTTGTACTCAACCAGTTTTTGTGGTTGTGAGGTGTGCTGGCGATTGCAACCATAAAAACTGCACTAACGTCTCTTTCTGCAGTAGAACGACCGATACTCAACACATCGGGGCAGGGGCAACAGAAGTGGAAAGAGGAATAAAATTTCACTCCCAAAACGGTAGAAAAGCCTCTCACTGGAATCTGGTTTGCGATACATTTTCCtttgcaaaaatattgacatcgCGGCGCACAAGAGCGCATCCAATACAACGACGACACGGTCCTTgaataataacaaaaacaatCTCATCACACAGCACAGTTCAACTCGGGACGATTGCGCGGCGGTGACGGTGACCGAGACATCGACGGAGAGGCAACTAGCAAGCAGCCAACGCGAAACGGTCATGTTCGTGTGTACGAGAATCGGACAAACCTGCTCTCTGCTCCTCAACAACACATAGGAGTACGAGCGTTATTTATTGAACCGGTATTTTCTTTCGCGCGCTCTTCTTCTTTTCAGTTTTTCGTTGCATCAATTATCATTTTGgctttatatatattataacaACAAAGTTGCACAATTTTATTATCTCATCGCTTCGTAGAGGTTGGATTTACTCCGATGGATTTGTGGAGCCACCCGACACTGGGAGAGCTTAGTAGTAGAGCAGAGTTCACGGGACACTTGCTTTCACCGGTGCACTCACCTTCTCCCTATCAGCCAGACAGTTAGTGTTTGGTAGTTTGTTCTAGAAACTCTAGTTTTCATATGTTCAAAGTCATAATTTTATTATCATTTGAACGCGAGCACAAACAGCATGAattgaaagattgaaaattaCAGTTTGGTAACAGCATTCAGAATAATGACTAAATGCTTAGGAAAGAGCAGAACTGCATCCAATTACTATTGCAAAAGAGATTGGGAAACTCGAGGAAATTGGAGAAACGGCCATTTATGTGTTTTAGACGTATTTGTTATTTGGTGTAAAGATACGCTCAAATGAATCATATGGTTAACACAACGGTGCATTTTAAATTACTtatgtttttttgaagtagaatacttctctcaggaagttcggctacatagggatgtgaaatgaaaatctaaaaccgaaaaaagtgaaaaatatgtccaatttcaaatgctaataaatcggttagtattcgatggatttccttcgttcttgcagcaatagattggaaaatcttctaagattcttccaaaatgaagataattgtaattttattattcaaactattgtaccattgaaaatagttaagccttgtcaaaacggaaaattagacctctgattggtcgttatatgattgcttcccaagcacggtcgacataatcatataccttgcagtttaaaatatgctatttggcctatataagagcctgtttcagccgaagccgctcataaaagttctagaaagcgacaacagtagtcgtccatccttagcagcagcactagcagtgcagtggataccagcgaaagtggatagcggccacagctgtggcatagcacagtggggcgactccatacaaaggctggcaaagcaaaaaaagtttcgataaatgtgacaaaaacttggtatttacacaATTTTGgtgcgctgaacacgaatttggcatccattttttgtttggggccgtccataaagcacgaaacccaatttttaatattttttggcactttcttcctttttatagaattatatgatctttgaccacaagaagtgccaccgggcgtcttccccattaaaaaaaaaacgttatttatggacgacccatcgaactaaacaatttttaaatatatatatttaaaaaaaaaaaaaacaacataagtaatacaaactaattacaaattgaaaaagtcatcatcatcatcatcttccgctgtgatcgctagAATCTtctgtttccagaaaatttgaaattcattatacttatcagcaagaaaaatgtctttcgctgcaattttcatttcttctagtgattttcgatgtttcattgtttcatatatatgttatcttctaATCAGggttctatggttgaaagaggacatttaaatacatgtataacaccatgacttgacaacttactagaaaGTGAATTAGGGGGTGCCGCTGAaattgaaggctccataataaaattcaacaaatttatgaatttgaaaaccaagacactggaatgacacaacgttctaaatgaatacgaaaagatgcggagtgcgacgactgttctttgttttacccaaattttgaatgtagtcacaaccgtggcaaactgcggcaactaaacttttaagctacttttctaccaAAAATCaggtttatttaatttttttttagtgtcaggcctactataaccaaattttacaatatctaatgaaaagggtttgttttgcacaatatttacaacaacttttcctttgacgtcaaaaaaatccaagctatccttgaagctacagagcgtttcaaagtaatgtacttttttcaaaaaaaaaaaagacaaaaaa from Wyeomyia smithii strain HCP4-BCI-WySm-NY-G18 chromosome 3, ASM2978416v1, whole genome shotgun sequence encodes the following:
- the LOC129726863 gene encoding paired amphipathic helix protein Sin3a isoform X1 yields the protein MKRGRAEEIHFGQPPRAGGTAPHQRLITTTQPHNAGPTIQYQISPNVIKTTTPAANLSQQQQPPQTQPQTVSSQQAQQQQQQVSQQPAPSPQQQASVQYTTTSYTTNIGSTNLVKTTGHTQQPPVPQSTQQIHVVNTSNQVRGSHKGTTNVTTGTGQVLTTMPTNVIPTSQPQPPPPPPQGQAQFQRLKVEDALSYLDQVKFRFGNQPQVYNDFLDIMKEFKSQSIDTPGVIKRVSNLFKGHPELIVGFNTFLPPGYKIEVQANDQGYAFQVSVSVPSTSVGTAVAPQPSPHEYSTIFQGVGQIAQTGNTAVNLMTYGGHTTAHTTTIQPAGAGAVPASQNSNVSSISSIPQSPQNFSRDRERTISGGSGGQPLPPSSSGPVTSVAPDPSAMSSQQQNLHRMISQQVISHQPQQPPPPDPSPVGNAATPNQPVEFNHAITYVNKIKNRFHAQPEKYKRFLEILHTYQKEQKIYKEGPPGSCNVGAKQLTEAEVYTQVAKLFDNQEDLLREFGQFLPDATSHAPLHVNKNHTMHEPVQPPPSQQTHGKKMSGSMMSANVKAFNSSHQANLARLQERDYGPSEKDYASGGSVGGTGRGGGNVGIEKEPRNHVSNQKYSHNTSGMGHGVQSGGGAVKRSPSSYSQMGPLGHNMPARDRDGPPIKRHKPICRDITLAEASKFGTLNDYAFFDKVRKALRSPDVYENFLRCLTLFNQEIVSKSELQTLVTPFLSRFPDLLKWFQDFLGPSTVPECVPLASAQRQDRSQSELATDIDLSTCKRLGASYCALPKSHENVKCSGRTNLCRDVLNDTWVSFPTWAEDSTFVTSRKTQYEEFIYRCEDERFELDVVIETNSATIRVLEGVQKKLSRMSPDEVSRFRLDECLGGTSPTIHQRALKRIYGDKAADIIQGLRKNPAVAVPVVLRRLKAKEEEWREAQKGFNKQWREQNEKYYLKSLDHQGINFKQNDIKALRSKSLFNEIETLFDEVSYMKRHEQNEVGAIANPLTSGPHLIIPYKDKTILDDAANLLIHHVKRQTGIQKQEKGRIKHILRQFVPDLFFAPRQQLSDDEREEDMDVDQENDEEGKTTAKNGNKNNGSNGTNSPAGGNGNGNSTADQSKDATGSKVKEEVPDSTSTAGASKSLSTAASSSGTSDSTTAGASAGSVAAASTGASSPTSAPAMAIAASGAGGGGSDTATSAKRDSTEDSGKENSSTDDAIKVEIKQENDADLPGSSAAAGGAATQSGPSSQSSANPPLPAHAISKHLEEAYTLFFTNNNWYLFLRLHAILCERLRTIYERAQIIATEERAYQSTRTNSTATALRLKPKSEIKVEEFYITFLEMLKNVLDGNMEAGNYEDSLREMFGIHAYIAFTLDRVVQNAVRQLQHCVTERGALECVELFLLEQRKGGAGGLCRTANRRVANELAYQRKAERALPEENCFKVYIYKIDCRVTIELLDTETDDTAQNFKNAQNFSNYVDRLANPAVAGTGSESGASLNVEIKTEKPDDELNYAGGPRKALFLQRNLRRCTHAPDATAESMQTRNAAAGADSTVESGSSSGGDTKSPLVSGGTTTTGPKNNNTVAASSTDVGANNNNNNNNSSKKVGDDAIVAIWNSKNRAPPERLPSSNGDQNYYVDDREQFRLNVNNYKISYVQNKDRIFYKRKSLLRARQTHPTVTKAMHQRFDTFVQRWLDRNVSEAQRNQCNEWLLGSLFDLVKNVTVVQQNNDISRTPYMPYNRYKVEKPADHLSC
- the LOC129726863 gene encoding paired amphipathic helix protein Sin3a isoform X2 → MKRGRAEEIHFGQPPRAGGTAPHQRLITTTQPHNAGPTIQYQISPNVIKTTTPAANLSQQQQPPQTQPQTVSSQQAQQQQQQVSQQPAPSPQQQASVQYTTTSYTTNIGSTNLVKTTGHTQQPPVPQSTQQIHVVNTSNQVRGSHKGTTNVTTGTGQVLTTMPTNVIPTSQPQPPPPPPQGQAQFQRLKVEDALSYLDQVKFRFGNQPQVYNDFLDIMKEFKSQSIDTPGVIKRVSNLFKGHPELIVGFNTFLPPGYKIEVQANDQGYAFQVSVSVPSTSVGTAVAPQPSPHEYSTIFQGVGQIAQTGNTAVNLMTYGGHTTAHTTTIQPAGAGAVPASQNSNVSSISSIPQSPQNFSRDRERTISGGSGGQPLPPSSSGPVTSVAPDPSAMSSQQQNLHRMISQQVISHQPQQPPPPDPSPVGNAATPNQPVEFNHAITYVNKIKNRFHAQPEKYKRFLEILHTYQKEQKIYKEGPPGSCNVGAKQLTEAEVYTQVAKLFDNQEDLLREFGQFLPDATSHAPLHVNKNHTMHEPVQPPPSQQTHGKKMSGSMMSANVKAFNSSHQANLARLQERDYGPSEKDYASGGSVGGTGRGGGNVGIEKEPRNHVSNQKYSHNTSGMGHGVQSGGGAVKRSPSSYSQMGPLGHNMPARDRDGPPIKRHKPICRDITLAEASKFGTLNDYAFFDKVRKALRSPDVYENFLRCLTLFNQEIVSKSELQTLVTPFLSRFPDLLKWFQDFLGPSTVPECVPLASAQRQDRSQSELATDIDLSTCKRLGASYCALPKSHENVKCSGRTNLCRDVLNDTWVSFPTWAEDSTFVTSRKTQYEEFIYRCEDERFELDVVIETNSATIRVLEGVQKKLSRMSPDEVSRFRLDECLGGTSPTIHQRALKRIYGDKAADIIQGLRKNPAVAVPVVLRRLKAKEEEWREAQKGFNKQWREQNEKYYLKSLDHQGINFKQNDIKALRSKSLFNEIETLFDERHEQNEVGAIANPLTSGPHLIIPYKDKTILDDAANLLIHHVKRQTGIQKQEKGRIKHILRQFVPDLFFAPRQQLSDDEREEDMDVDQENDEEGKTTAKNGNKNNGSNGTNSPAGGNGNGNSTADQSKDATGSKVKEEVPDSTSTAGASKSLSTAASSSGTSDSTTAGASAGSVAAASTGASSPTSAPAMAIAASGAGGGGSDTATSAKRDSTEDSGKENSSTDDAIKVEIKQENDADLPGSSAAAGGAATQSGPSSQSSANPPLPAHAISKHLEEAYTLFFTNNNWYLFLRLHAILCERLRTIYERAQIIATEERAYQSTRTNSTATALRLKPKSEIKVEEFYITFLEMLKNVLDGNMEAGNYEDSLREMFGIHAYIAFTLDRVVQNAVRQLQHCVTERGALECVELFLLEQRKGGAGGLCRTANRRVANELAYQRKAERALPEENCFKVYIYKIDCRVTIELLDTETDDTAQNFKNAQNFSNYVDRLANPAVAGTGSESGASLNVEIKTEKPDDELNYAGGPRKALFLQRNLRRCTHAPDATAESMQTRNAAAGADSTVESGSSSGGDTKSPLVSGGTTTTGPKNNNTVAASSTDVGANNNNNNNNSSKKVGDDAIVAIWNSKNRAPPERLPSSNGDQNYYVDDREQFRLNVNNYKISYVQNKDRIFYKRKSLLRARQTHPTVTKAMHQRFDTFVQRWLDRNVSEAQRNQCNEWLLGSLFDLVKNVTVVQQNNDISRTPYMPYNRYKVEKPADHLSC